In Flavobacterium praedii, the DNA window AATACAATTTATACCGTAACGATTACTAATGGCGCTAAAAATTCATTGAATACTGCTATGGTAGCCGATTATACTTGGATTTTTACAACCGATATTGTGCCAACAGTAACCGCAACAGATCCAGTTAATAATGCTATTGATGTCGCTTTGAATCAAACGGTAACCGCTAATTTTAGTACCATAATGGATGCTGCTACAATTAATACGACCACATTTACTTTGAAACAAGGAGCAACAATAATTCCAGGTACGGTTTCTTACTCAGGGACTACAGCTTCATTTAATCCAACAAATTCACTTGTCATAGGTACTATTTATACAGCAACAATCACCAATGGCGCCAAAAATGTAGTTGGAACCCCATTGGCCAATAACTATGTTTGGAATTTTACCACCATACTAGCACCACCAGTTGTAATTGTTGTAGATCTTGGTACAGCCTCAATATTTGGAGCGTTTGGCGGTAACGCAGGTATAACAAATCAAGGATTAAATACCGTAATCAATAATGGAAGTATAGGTACAACTGCAGCTTCAAGTCTTATCACAGGATTTCATGATGGGGTTGCCGTTTATACAGAGACACCGCTAAATGTTGGGAATGTGACTGGTGATATATTTGCCGCACCTCCAGCTCCCGGGACTGCTACTTCATTTGCAATAGCCCAACAAGGATTGCTGGATGCAAATGCAGCGTATTTAAGTATATCACCAGCTTCAAAACCAGGGGGTTCAGATCCAAACGCAGGGGAATTAGGAGGATTGACATTGGCGCCAGGTGTTTACAAATCGGCAAGTGGTACTTTCAAAATCAGTAATGGAGATCTTACGCTTGACGCACAAGGGGATCCAAATGCGACTTGGATTTTTCAAACCGCAGCAGGTCTAACGGTCGGAATCGCAGGTCCAACTGGAGCTAAAAGTATTATAATGAAAAACGGTGCATTAGCCAAAAATGTGTTTTGGTATGTAGGTAGTGCTGCAACTATTAATGGTGCCGGTGGAGGAACAATGGTTGGAACTATTATTGCTAATTCGGGTGTTACGTTTTCTACACCTGGAAATGCAATTCAAACCGTACTCAACGGAAGAGCAATATCTTTAATCTCGTCTGTGACCATGGTAAATACAACTATTAATGTCCCATAAGACCAATAGATTGGTAAATGAATATCCCGTTTTCGGACGGGATTTTAGCACTAAAAAATTAACAACAAAATATACA includes these proteins:
- a CDS encoding Ig-like domain-containing protein — its product is MKAKILLFTFAILCVALITGCASDDFQEVVGVCPIVESTTPLSNALNVPLDQIITATFNEEMDPSSITSTTFTVVGVAPIAGTVTYSGRTASFTPTLPLSENTTYTARITTKAKDLMGNFLQAEYVWAFSTGTLLRPVVITTDPINNAIAVKFDKTISATFNMVMNPSTLNATTFKVNQGTNAVAGAITYTGSTVSFVPTNPLLANTIYTVTITNGAKNSLNTAMVADYTWIFTTDIVPTVTATDPVNNAIDVALNQTVTANFSTIMDAATINTTTFTLKQGATIIPGTVSYSGTTASFNPTNSLVIGTIYTATITNGAKNVVGTPLANNYVWNFTTILAPPVVIVVDLGTASIFGAFGGNAGITNQGLNTVINNGSIGTTAASSLITGFHDGVAVYTETPLNVGNVTGDIFAAPPAPGTATSFAIAQQGLLDANAAYLSISPASKPGGSDPNAGELGGLTLAPGVYKSASGTFKISNGDLTLDAQGDPNATWIFQTAAGLTVGIAGPTGAKSIIMKNGALAKNVFWYVGSAATINGAGGGTMVGTIIANSGVTFSTPGNAIQTVLNGRAISLISSVTMVNTTINVP